A stretch of DNA from Excalfactoria chinensis isolate bCotChi1 chromosome 6, bCotChi1.hap2, whole genome shotgun sequence:
TCCACGAAACCCAACCTCAAGGCAAAGGCCAGGCAGACCAAGTACTGGACACAGATTTCTGAGCCATCTCAAGGGCAAGAGGCACCCTTACACTGACTGCATTCCACTGCACAGGACCCTCGGGTAAGCTAAGTTACCAGCTTTGCAGGAAAATAACTGAGTTTACACACATTAAGAACAAAGGAAGACGGTCACTGGGAAAGGTGCTGTAAGAAAGCTGAcagtgctttgtattttctttacaaTCCACTTACCCGATCTGTCAGAGCCGTGGTGCTCTTCAAGAGATCATCAAAATTGTCTCCTTCCAGGGCTTCTGTCTGAGGCCTGCTACTTGAAGACAGGATTTCTTGCAGCGGCATGAATGTTTCATCATCATCGTCGTCATCATCTAGAATGTGCTCCAAAGTCTCATCATCACTATCAAAACTGCTTTTTGATTTGCCATTCATATTGCACATCTCTGTACAGGCGCTTCCAGCATTTAACTCTCCTGCAAGTTCTGAAGATACACGGTTGTTGTCCTCACACCCTTGTTCAAAAGGCAATGAACGCTGAACCCTTTTACCATTCTCTTCCAAGACTGTAAGCTTTTTAGAACCTTCCACTGgacaaaaatcagaaacatcttctaaagccttttcttctgctcttgaaGAAGTGTTTCTGGGTGGAATACTATCAGCTCTATTGTGCATACAGCTTTGTAGTATTACCTGAGAGAACACAGCATTCTGGAGGTGAGATTTCACACCTTCTGTGAGCAcagtatttgtttgttttacatggTGTGGAGAAGGCAAGACAGCACCTTTCTCCtgagaaggaaaggaactgTCCAAGTAGAAGTGTGAGTTGGCCACCTGCAATTGATTCTCTTTAGTGTCTACAACAGAAACCTGGCTGTTTTCATCCAGAAGCTGTACAGAATACGATGACAAACCCCCAGAAGaataatttttctcattttcatggCTTGAGTCAAGGTGTTCCTCTGAGTGAGGAGAATCACGTCTGGGTAGAGCAGCAGCCTCCacaagctgcagtgcttccacGCACGGAGACTTTAGCACAGTGTTTTTAACCAAAGCAGACTTGCCATTTTTCCCAGCTGCAGAGGACCTTCTCAAAGCAGAGTCATTGGAATTTGCTTCTTCACACTGATTCGAACTGTTTGCATACACACTCATGACAGTGCGTTTTCTCTTCCCAGAAGATATCTGAGATTTATGGCTGACTAATGGAACAGACTGGCTTTTCCACACGCTGGCAGCTTTCTCCGGGGACATTCTCAATGAGTTTGTAGAAGATATGTCATGTTTCGAGTCCTGCTTTGGCTGGGATGGGCCATCTGtgaaaaacatttaagaagaaataaattactaTTGCTGTTCAAGTTGTCAAAACTGCAAGTCTActcttaaaaacagaacaaaaaacccaaacagaacAACAACTGACTTACAATGTGCATTTTTACATTAACTACAgctgactttttgtttttaacccgGATCAACAACACATCCATTGAACACAAAAGACCACACTTCAGATTTACCTGGCCACTCATCTTAACTAACCTGGAAGCGAAATACTTGTATTttagcagcagctcagctggtACAGCAGAACATCACTTCTACACACTGCTAGCACTTCCCAGCCAAGATCAGCTCCTCACAGCACTGTCCAGCTCCAAGTGCTTGGATAGGTGGAAGGGGTTCATGGCAGCAGAGTCCAATAGGTTTGCACAGCCAAGGAACCACACCATGGCAATCCCTGGATTTTTTAAGCTTATTTTAAGAACAATCACCCCAGACTGGGCCAGTAACAACAGTGTTGTTGGTTGGCAATCATTAAATCAAGTGAGGTGGGCTATGCAAGTAGAGCAAGACCTGATCCTTTCTAAGAATGATTTTGCCATTCTCAGTTAGCATTACATAGTATAAAAAGGTAGAATTTGGCATATCAAACCACAGAAACgtttctgtataaaaataacACTCAGAAGCAAAGTCACTTCTCTGATCTTATACTCATTTTATCAGTCCGCTTCAGGCTCTACTCACAGGGGCTTTACATACCAACTTCTacctcctgcagcacaaaaTAAGATCTGCTTCCCCTAAGGGGTCACAGAGTATTTTTAACAGCTGTCACTAGCACTGACATCCATCAAATTGTGTGCAAATCGTCCTAATCACCTGAACCCCGCTACCAAACTAATCCTCTTTCTGAGGTAACTTTCACCTTCATTTGCCTTGCACTCTACTATCACAACACATACCACAAGCCAGAGAATCTATCCCAGCTACATACATgcaatagaaaaacaaagacagtaaaCGATGAATCTGATTGCTTAATTAACTCCATAAGAGTAGTACTGCATCTACCTGAAGCAGCATCCCTCGAACCAGAATGTGATATTTTCCTTGAATATCCATTTccctaaaaataaagagagagaagataAAATATGAATTGCATATGTTTTAAAGACAGAGAATATAACTCAATCTGTAATGAAACACCACATACTTGATATGGATATTCCCAGCTCTACCCAACCACTGTGGCTTAAGTTCATAAATCTGAACGGATATTCACCACAGCTTCTTACTACCAGGCCATTCCCTATGTTACAACATGAGAAAATACAACACTGTTTCCAGTAAGACAACTTCTCTATAACATAATGACCATTCAGATTCCATTGCATTTGCGTGCTTTCAGCTAAATCAGCCTATTTCTTCTCAAGCCAGGATTTCTCATCTACTGAGAAACAATTATCAATCAGCTTACCCAAAAGCACGACCCTATATTTACAgtggaacaaagaaaaagcactttgtTGCATGTGCAAAAGGCAGCACTCAGAATTTCGTCccacattaaaacaaaagcacacgCACAGTGGTGACTGGCTTCGATCCTCAATAACCTTTCTAAACACACCTGATGTGATACgcttgcttttgaaaatggCTTTAAGTGATGTGCCTTCGATTGCTTTGTTCTATGTgtcttctgctttcctcctctgtGCAGGGTTCCCAGTGCTAACCTAAACTTGGAGTCAGGAGGAGTGCACGGCAACTTCAAGAGAAGCCCTGAGTTCTGACACAGAGATGTGCTGCTTGCGTTGCCTTTATTTCTAGCACAGGCTTTCTGAGAATCGGCTTCTGATAAAACCCATGTGTCCGAGTCTGAACTGGTCTCTTCTACATCCATACAATCCGTTTTCTGCTCCCAACTGTTCTCACAAGACAGCAGCGTTCTTGTTACATCCAGATACTTCTCACTTCTTCCCTGCTCAGGCTTGACACCTTTGTCTTTTTCAGCCAAGATATTCCTGGGAGATGCTGCAGTAACAAAGAGTTTCCGAATCACAACCCTTGGCCATGCTGAACCCGGTGCCTTGCATACTGCATTGTCCTCCAATAGGTTTACATTGTCTTTTTTCTCAATTCCTCTCCGGAAGGCATCTAAAATAGGACTTGTTTTTGGTGTTGAGTCTGgcatctttttccttctaacCTTCTTTGCAGGAGTCgtttgcttttcaaagcattCGGCGCGTAGAACAGACAGTCCAATTCCTGCATCCTTCACGTTTCCCGTGTCTGAGGAACACAACACGCTTCTGTCTTTACGGCCAAGGTCTGAAAGAGCAAAGGGAAGATCAATCATTCACAACCTCAATactggggaaggagggggaaagTCTTGGAAGAGTCTTTTTGTATCTTATTGCTTGGTATTTCACCCCTCTCCCACACAGCCCAAAGTGAGTTTACCCCATCACTTAGTATTTGTTAGTACTACACAATCGGTGTCCTCTATCAAATCACAACTGCATGATTTTTGATGTGGTTACTGTTGCTATAACCACCTAGCTTGAGCGTGATAAAATAACTCTACTCATTACATTGCTGCTTACAGACATCCACCGTAACAGGAATTAATtcttcagttatgtttttaagaaagaaaagtacaaaTGTGCTCATTTAGGTGTACTTGGCAAGCTGAAGTCATTGTGCCACTGCTCCAGTTTGGGAAGAGCCTGCTTTAATGCAGACCTCCATAATTAAaactttgtttcttatttttattttgttagtgGAAGACATTTATATTTACCTTGTTTTAAAACCGGTTTGAAGAACTCTGTAATAGACTggtttctgaagagaaaaggtAAGTATTATTGTCTGAGAGAACAACGCCTAAACGTCCACGCAGTGAATAAAGCAAAAAGCTGAAGTTCATTTTTACAGGGGTTCTGTGGCTTTTCGTTTTGCTGCTAATGCCAGCAGCTCTTATTTCAACCTGCAGTTCAATCAGGCACCTCCTGGCTTCCAACATGGACAGCCACCTGCAGCCATCCTGCTTTTACGCACACACAGTAAGGTAAGTGGTCACCAGGTCACAGTCCTTGAAGGCAGAGCAGTATTTCAGCGTCCAGCCCACAGCTCACCCCGACAATCCGGTCGCTGTTAGAAACGGACAACCTCTCACAGGCAAGTTCAGATCAACAGAAGAATCAGAAGGCTGAAATTCCCATTCCCTTGCAGCTGCAGCTTTGCCTCCAGGCAGGGAGCACTCGGTTCTtccctggggctgtgcccacagtTCTGAGGCCACGCGGTGCTCACAGCTTGAGCACTGCTCAGCTTCCCAGAACGGTCCTGGCTCCTAACCAGGCAGCCATACTTGGTATCTGCAACACCAACCGCTTGGGCAGCCCAAGTCTCATCTCCAGTTACTGCAAAGATTCCTTCTCTGCACTTGAAGGTAAACCAAAGCTAAGGACCTTtgctctcctcctctccccagccACATCCCTATCTCAGTGGCATCCTTTTGCTGCCTTTTAGTTGAATGCAAGAGCTTTGTAACAACCACCGTATTTGTACCATAATTACACAGCGCCTTGTAAATCCAAAGCTGAGACCAGAGGTACTATCAGTAACCAATGGGTTGTTCATTGGCtgaggctttttgtttgtttcatttgggGCAGAAGTCAGACTTGACTGCAGAGTGATGTGACATGACCTGGGCACAGAAACACACCAaacttcaaataaaagaaacGAGTTGGTCATTAAAAGCCTTGAAAAGTACCATCCTGATGACAAAAAAGGACAACAAATCTACACAGAGTCACGCATACAACCTCACAGCGTTCTTTCAGAGGATTATCACGTAACagaatgtgtatttttcttagATCAAAGTTGCTTCTAAATATCCCTGAGCAGCCAAACCGGACCATGCAAGTACTTTCACTTTCACTGTCACTGTCAGGCAACAGCAGAAGAGGAACTGAACTTCTGGCTCCACCCCTCAGGGTTATCAAAACAGAGGATCCATgtcaacaaacaaaataaggcACTGCTCACAGT
This window harbors:
- the SLF2 gene encoding SMC5-SMC6 complex localization factor protein 2 isoform X1; protein product: MTRPLGAGSPSPSPPAPRSERHFRLSAGRGTARDCRNQSITEFFKPVLKQDLGRKDRSVLCSSDTGNVKDAGIGLSVLRAECFEKQTTPAKKVRRKKMPDSTPKTSPILDAFRRGIEKKDNVNLLEDNAVCKAPGSAWPRVVIRKLFVTAASPRNILAEKDKGVKPEQGRSEKYLDVTRTLLSCENSWEQKTDCMDVEETSSDSDTWVLSEADSQKACARNKGNASSTSLCQNSGLLLKLPCTPPDSKFRLALGTLHRGGKQKTHRTKQSKAHHLKPFSKASVSHQGNGYSRKISHSGSRDAASDGPSQPKQDSKHDISSTNSLRMSPEKAASVWKSQSVPLVSHKSQISSGKRKRTVMSVYANSSNQCEEANSNDSALRRSSAAGKNGKSALVKNTVLKSPCVEALQLVEAAALPRRDSPHSEEHLDSSHENEKNYSSGGLSSYSVQLLDENSQVSVVDTKENQLQVANSHFYLDSSFPSQEKGAVLPSPHHVKQTNTVLTEGVKSHLQNAVFSQVILQSCMHNRADSIPPRNTSSRAEEKALEDVSDFCPVEGSKKLTVLEENGKRVQRSLPFEQGCEDNNRVSSELAGELNAGSACTEMCNMNGKSKSSFDSDDETLEHILDDDDDDDETFMPLQEILSSSSRPQTEALEGDNFDDLLKSTTALTDRLSKPPVGTQVSYVNSLEHLLKEKEQSKRLDELEKRLREDIQRKEIDSSDGESENAVENGDLSEEHRAFIKRFSVVARAIPDSHPGEDVFDLSISGKIFNQHDLDLRNFHLIPQNPVEELLSSSDLTQQLFLAVHGFLRCYSCSACPIPILKWLFQMMSVHPSCFVSTQILDRLIEITLNNASISDDQSKLWIPSLADVTTVFVNMGITLRSLFPLQHLQPNFNEHDILSQMQGTVSKEQMGGFANPVSPAFSSLPESNLMNVIKFLDFCTTVIQDGYTDQEILLLLLLLFRISLEKQLKQVSLIDIQCLLTKLLISIKDWGTKMPELCLGVSELSSQHHNLLWLVQLVPSWITRGREVRQRLSLVIIAKLLNKKHVRIPDDCDKQMSLLYQYLVYMKPSNLLEKMRKDEQQGVSEEHTEERINTELEQEVYYLIYILLHLVSEASFFDTVNSDQRQHLLKLCGALDKHIKRDIREDARLFYRTKVKDLVARIYGRWQDLIQNSRLTQGKLHDFWEPDS
- the SLF2 gene encoding SMC5-SMC6 complex localization factor protein 2 isoform X2, producing MPDSTPKTSPILDAFRRGIEKKDNVNLLEDNAVCKAPGSAWPRVVIRKLFVTAASPRNILAEKDKGVKPEQGRSEKYLDVTRTLLSCENSWEQKTDCMDVEETSSDSDTWVLSEADSQKACARNKGNASSTSLCQNSGLLLKLPCTPPDSKFRLALGTLHRGGKQKTHRTKQSKAHHLKPFSKASVSHQGNGYSRKISHSGSRDAASDGPSQPKQDSKHDISSTNSLRMSPEKAASVWKSQSVPLVSHKSQISSGKRKRTVMSVYANSSNQCEEANSNDSALRRSSAAGKNGKSALVKNTVLKSPCVEALQLVEAAALPRRDSPHSEEHLDSSHENEKNYSSGGLSSYSVQLLDENSQVSVVDTKENQLQVANSHFYLDSSFPSQEKGAVLPSPHHVKQTNTVLTEGVKSHLQNAVFSQVILQSCMHNRADSIPPRNTSSRAEEKALEDVSDFCPVEGSKKLTVLEENGKRVQRSLPFEQGCEDNNRVSSELAGELNAGSACTEMCNMNGKSKSSFDSDDETLEHILDDDDDDDETFMPLQEILSSSSRPQTEALEGDNFDDLLKSTTALTDRLSKPPVGTQVSYVNSLEHLLKEKEQSKRLDELEKRLREDIQRKEIDSSDGESENAVENGDLSEEHRAFIKRFSVVARAIPDSHPGEDVFDLSISGKIFNQHDLDLRNFHLIPQNPVEELLSSSDLTQQLFLAVHGFLRCYSCSACPIPILKWLFQMMSVHPSCFVSTQILDRLIEITLNNASISDDQSKLWIPSLADVTTVFVNMGITLRSLFPLQHLQPNFNEHDILSQMQGTVSKEQMGGFANPVSPAFSSLPESNLMNVIKFLDFCTTVIQDGYTDQEILLLLLLLFRISLEKQLKQVSLIDIQCLLTKLLISIKDWGTKMPELCLGVSELSSQHHNLLWLVQLVPSWITRGREVRQRLSLVIIAKLLNKKHVRIPDDCDKQMSLLYQYLVYMKPSNLLEKMRKDEQQGVSEEHTEERINTELEQEVYYLIYILLHLVSEASFFDTVNSDQRQHLLKLCGALDKHIKRDIREDARLFYRTKVKDLVARIYGRWQDLIQNSRLTQGKLHDFWEPDS